A single genomic interval of Eriocheir sinensis breed Jianghai 21 chromosome 33, ASM2467909v1, whole genome shotgun sequence harbors:
- the LOC127006834 gene encoding 39S ribosomal protein L44, mitochondrial-like, translated as MAAWRGALAAGAFLLPAARLPLHRTVCCSAQVFGIKSRWVAPLYRELKHRHKRMEQKRKEKGEVVINKRSEFIEWNYNAELYAFSKRLQEEFDSDALREALTHASYIHKSRQRQQELGVSYPGRAMEDINEIAAKGERVIADYCTAYLRAALPLLPEEGVSSLVDYLLSEDVMSAVGYGIGLRDLVLCEEHPPSPSTMARCFQAVVGALSVSSPDPRCQAFVRDFVVAQLVGKEVDSIWKIENPKAVLADILHKSSRGEPEPRLIFQSGTTTLQAVYHVGIYSDKEFLGSGKGHFLGIFSALVRLCSTPQFFGYGNLWRPRWRRQLMMPSRLFQITESAPPLPFGKEAEALLLKSKSNISLDEWSIDKVKNVFVC; from the exons ATGGCGGCCTGGCGGGGAGCACTCGCTGCCGGAGCCTTCCTTCTGCCCGCCGCCCGCCTGCCACTGCACCGGACCGTCTGCTGCTCAG CTCAAGTGTTTGGTATCAAATCACGATGGGTTGCTCCTCTTTACCGAGAACTGAAGCACAGACACAAGAGAAtggagcagaagaggaaggagaaaggtgaagtTGTCATCAATAAGCGATCAGAATTCATTGAATG GAATTACAATGCTGAACTGTATGCATTCAGCAAGAGGCTACAGGAGGAATTTGACTCCGATGCTCTTCGTGAGGCCTTAACGCATGCCTCATACATACACAAATCGAGACAACGACAGCAGGAGCTCGGCGTGAGTTACCCTGGCAGGGCAATGGAGGACATCAATGAGATTGCGGCCAAGGGGGAGCGGGTGATTGCTGATTACTGCACCGCTTACCTGCGTGCTGCCCTGCCCCTGCTGCCTGAGGAGGGGgtgag CTCACTGGTGGACTATTTGCTATCAGAAGATGTTATGTCAGCAGTTGGCTATGGAATCGGCCTGAGAGATCTTGTGTTGTGTGAG gaGCATCCGCCCTCCCCCAGCACGATGGCAAGGTGTTTCCAGGCAGTCGTTGGGGCCCTGAGTGTGTCGTCGCCTGACCCACGCTGCCAGGCCTTCGTACGCGACTTTGTGGTGGCGCAGCTGGTGGGGAAGGAGGTGGACTCCATCTGGAAG ATCGAGAACCCCAAGGCAGTGCTGGCAGACATCCTTCACAAGAGCAGCCGCGGTGAACCTGAGCCACGACTGATCTTTCAGTCCGGTACAACGACTCTCCAGGCAGTGTACCACGTGGGCATATACTCAGACAAGGAGTTCCTGGGCTCTGGTAAGGGCCATTTCTTA GGAATCTTCAGTGCTTTAGTCAGACTCTGTAGCACCCCACAATTTTTTG GTTACGGGAATCTGTGGAGACCAAGGTGGAGGAGGCAGCTCATGATGCCCTCAAGGCTCTTCCAGATCACAGAGTCAGCGCCACCTCTGCCGTTCGGGAAGGAAGCGGAGGCCCTTCTCCTTAAGAGTAAGTCAAACATTTCTCTCGATGAGTGGTCCATAGACAAAGTcaaaaatgtgtttgtgtgttga